GAGGATTCTCAGAGAGCGTGCTACTGAAACCCAGCTTCTCTTTGGTTCCTCTGAGGCTCTTCTGCTGAAGGTAAAGccaaagatatttttaagacaTTTCTGCCATTGCAACCCACATTCAGTACAGTATTAAGATTGCAAAATAGTCTGTGAGAATGAAAATGATCTATAAAGCAACTCTGTGATGTGTTATTTTTGAtatactgtttgttttttaccagtacactaccagtcaaaagtttttttttttttattgtttttaaagacgtcGCTTCTGCTCACTAAActtgcatttatctgatccaaaatacagcaaaaactgtacaatttgaaacatttttactttttaaaataactattttctatttgaatatattttaaaatgtaatttattcctgtgatttcaaagctgaatttttagcaacattactccagttacatgatccttcagaaatcaaatattcagatttgctgctcaaaaaacatttattattattattattattattattattattattattattatgttgaaaacagctggaatttatttaggtttatttgatgaattgaaagttcagaaaaacagcatttatctgaaatagaaatcttttgtaacattataaatgttttaatcatcacttttggtcaatttaaagcatccttgctaaaaaaaatttctatatatttctaaatatttcaataatttctttcccccaaaaaataCTTAtacagacttttgaatggtatagtgtataatgttacaaaaactttttatttcagataaatgctgatctttaaatttttctattcatcaaagaatgaaaaaatgctagctttttaaatttataaaataatcctaaatgtttcttgaacagcaaaactgttttaaatgtttataataataataataatactaataattaatgatgctgaaaatttagctttgatcacaggaataaattaaactttacaatgcattcaaatagaaaactattattttaaatagtaaaaatatttcacaatattatttatattttgctgtattttgaatcaaataaatgcaggcttggtcagaagagaatttaaaaaaaaacattaaaaatctcactgttcaaaaacttttgactgatagatgttttaaaaaatgaaacatgtgGGTTAATAATGCAAGCATTTTTGCTGTCTTTCAGTGTGCTGCCACAAGTCAAAACCTGGTTTCCACACTTTTGCCTGGGCTGAAGACTGCTGTTGAAAAGAATAAAAGCATTCTGGCCATTAAGTCCCTAGAAAAAGCAAGAGCATGGATCACTGAAATTGTTGACAAAGTGGAACAGATGGTGGAGAGGTGAAATGTtgcttaaaatgttaattttttcatAAGAAAGTGCAATAAGATGGTTAaatttaccatattttaatATGGCCACTGGATATATGTCACCATGTTTCAGTGCATTTTTAGGAACATTTACTGTGTTTAAGCTGATGATTAATCTGAAATCTGTCATCATCAGATATGACAAACACAACCACAGTGTGGCTTCATGCACCAGTGATGTGCTGAATGAGAAGGCTGAGACAGAAAAAAACTAGAACAAGCTAGTAAGGAGGTAGATGCTCTGGAGAAGGCAGTGAATGCTCTCAACCAGGAATTGTGGAATAACAATCAGGAAATTGGACGAATTGAGGCAACAATTGCACAGAAAAACAATGAGCTGCAGAATCACATCAGAGAGTCTTCCAACAAAAATAATGGTCTGTCTATCATGGTGTGCCTGATACCATTTGTTGGGCCATTAATTAAATCCATACATCAGGCTCAAGCTAACCAAGCTTTGGCTGTGAAAACCCAGGCTATCTCCAATGAGTTGTCTCAGCTCTCCAATGAGAAATCCAACCTGAGAAACAAGGAGTGGAACATCCATGTCAGGTTGACTGATATGCAGCTGAAGTTGGCAACCATGAAATTAGAGAAGGGTGAGATGCTTTCACTTAAAAGATCTCCAGCTGAAATTTCCAAGATTACATATAAATGGTCAGGAGCCTTAATGTCTGCTTTATGTTGTTTCCAAAGGTTCAATTCCGGACCCTGTCCATCTGAACGATGTCCAAACCTGCCTCACCCGAATCCAACAAATTCTGATTCAGATTAAGAAGTTCTGGGAAGCAGTGAGTATAATGCTGGAGGCTCTCAAAGATGAGACTTTTGCAGACGAGCACTTCATCGATGATTGTGAAATGAAGGAGACGTTTCTGAAAACTATTACTACAGCACAAAAGGTAACTTCAATGTTGAGTAACTGTTCAGTTGCAGGTTTTCAAAAGTTCATCTCACCTTGATTGCATTTTCTGTTGCCATTCATTTTGTACCTCACATCTTTCAGCACTGGAAGGCCTTCGGTGAATACTGTCTGAGCGCCAGGGGCATCTTCAGCTTGCAGACTAAGGATGCGTATAAGTTCCTGGAGACCAGCCCATCTTCACTGTCAAAAGAGGAATGGAAAAGACAGTATGATGCTGTCATTGTTCAGCTGAACAAAATATGTCCTGATCCCTGCACTCCCAAAGAGACAGCTGCCATTGCTTAGTAATGTACAAGCTTAAAAAGCCATTACAGTACAAACAACTTATCTATAATGTTTCAGGCTACCGGCTCTGaataatatgtttgtttgttttaagtgaGCTAAGTTGTTGGGCATTTTCATTTCTTAATTTGGTCTTTAAATAAATTGGATTTCAAAACTAcaaataatgttg
The sequence above is drawn from the Labeo rohita strain BAU-BD-2019 chromosome 25, IGBB_LRoh.1.0, whole genome shotgun sequence genome and encodes:
- the LOC127156200 gene encoding uncharacterized protein LOC127156200 encodes the protein MSENQELVIINNPEFIQELLPSAQRTALLYHLSYLCLAKFPKLERILRERATETQLLFGSSEALLLKCAATSQNLVSTLLPGLKTAVEKNKSILAIKSLEKARAWITEIVDKVEQMVERKKLEQASKEVDALEKAVNALNQELWNNNQEIGRIEATIAQKNNELQNHIRESSNKNNGLSIMVCLIPFVGPLIKSIHQAQANQALAVKTQAISNELSQLSNEKSNLRNKEWNIHVRLTDMQLKLATMKLEKGSIPDPVHLNDVQTCLTRIQQILIQIKKFWEAVSIMLEALKDETFADEHFIDDCEMKETFLKTITTAQKHWKAFGEYCLSARGIFSLQTKDAYKFLETSPSSLSKEEWKRQYDAVIVQLNKICPDPCTPKETAAIA